The Echinicola rosea genome has a segment encoding these proteins:
- a CDS encoding GntR family transcriptional regulator produces MEFNESRNIFLQIADWLCDQILQEKFAPGERVPSVRELAEDMEVNRNTVMRTYSILQDQEILDNKRGIGFFVAEKAPQKIHHRQKAAFIEHELPLLIHRVKVLGLSALDLKPLLNILDENNHKIEHDEKRHTGK; encoded by the coding sequence ATGGAATTCAACGAATCCAGAAATATCTTCCTCCAGATCGCTGACTGGCTCTGTGACCAAATCCTCCAAGAGAAATTTGCTCCTGGCGAGCGGGTGCCTTCTGTCCGGGAGCTCGCAGAAGATATGGAAGTAAACCGCAACACGGTCATGCGGACCTATAGCATCCTCCAAGATCAAGAGATCCTGGACAATAAACGCGGCATTGGTTTCTTCGTGGCAGAAAAAGCCCCGCAAAAGATCCATCACCGGCAAAAAGCCGCTTTTATCGAACATGAGCTTCCCCTGCTGATCCACCGGGTAAAAGTCCTTGGACTTTCGGCGTTGGACTTAAAACCACTTTTGAATATTTTAGATGAAAACAATCATAAAATCGAGCATGACGAAAAACGTCACACTGGGAAATGA